The genomic DNA CCGCCCGCCGGGCCGGCGGCGGAAGATACGCCGGGTTCGGCGCCGGTAAAACGTTAGCGGGGTGAGTTGGTCGGGGGCCGAGGTGGAAGTCGAGCATCCGCCGCTGGACGTCCACCCGGACGCGGTCGCCGAGCGTCCTCGCTCCGGGGCTTTTTAACCCGCGGTTTAACACCTCACACCTCGGGATCGGTCGAAAGATCAGTTTCCGGGAATCGAGGCCAGAAAATGTTCGCGACCGCCCCTTCGACCACAGATTAACCACGAGCGGCGGTGGGAGGAGTGCCGTGTCCGACCGCCGTCGTGACGCGGGCAGGTTGCCGGGTTTTGAAACCGAGGCCCGAGGGAATTTCTGCGCTTTTTGCGCCGTGCAGCGTGTTTTCTGACAGTGGACGGACCAGGACATTACTGCACGGAAAATGGTCGGCCCCGTGGACCGCGTTTCCTCGTCGAGCATCGACTTGCAGACTCGGGCCGGGGGTCGTTTTTGCGCGGTTGTGCGTTCGGATCGACCGACGGATACGCTCCCGAGAATTGAGGCCGAAGAACGTTCCCGACCGTTCTTCCACTTCCTGAATCGGGATGTGATCCGTCGAGCGGTTCTCAGTTGCTACTTCCCCCGCACCGGCACGACGATCCGCGACGCGCGCTGCTTGTCGTGGTAGACGGCGTTCTTCGCGACCACAATCTTCGCGGGCGGTTCAAAGGTCAGCGGCTCGCCGGTATTTGGGTTCGTTTCGTAAAATGGTGCCCCGGTGCTGGCGACCGTGACTCGGATGCGGTGCCCCGCGTTGAACACCTGGCTCAGCCAACCCACGTCGAATGCGATCGGGTACACCTTCCCCGGCTCCATGAACACTTCCTTCTCGTACCCCTCCCGGTACCGCGCCCGCCGGACGTAATCAACGAGTAGGATCGACCTACCATCCGGGTAAACGTCGCTCACGCGGACGATGAAGTCGGTGTCCTTGGCCGATGACGACACCCACAACTCCGCCCGGATCTTCCCCGTCCACTCCACCGGCTGCAACAGGACTTCGGACGTGAACGTGTGCACCTCGGTCTGCTTCTCGAAGTCGCGGGCGTCCCGCGCGCCCGGGAAGCCGCGGGTCGCCGGGATCTTGGCCGGGTTGGTCGGGTCGGCGAGGAAGTTCGAGGAGGAAGCTTCCTCCGGCGGGGCCGTGCCCGCGAGGACGCCGTTCGCCCGCAGGTAGAGCGGCGTCGCCTCCGCCGGCGCCGGCCAGTCGGCGGCCGTCCGCCACACGTTGCCGGGGGCACCCGGCTCACCGACCGCGCCCATGACGTAGTATCGGACGGCCGGCTCTTTCGTGACGCCGTTGTCGATCCCTTTGAGGTAGTGGTCGAACCAACGGATCAGGTGGGCGTCCAGGTCGAACTTCGCGTTCTCGGGGTAGGTCATCTCGCCGGTCACGTTGGTGTTCTTGTACCGCCCGTGTAGCCACGGGCCGATGAGGAGTTGCTGCTTCCCGCGAGAGTTCGGCCCGCCCCCGTGTTGCCGGCCGACGTAGCTGTCGATCGAGCCGACGCACATGAAATCGAACCAACTGCCCACGGTGAAGCAGGGCACGTCCATCTTGTCGAAGAAGCGGGTACAGTCCTCCGCGGCCCAGTAGTCGTCGTAGGTCGGGTGGGCGAACCACTCTTTCAATAAGCGGCGGTTATCCTCGGGCACGCGGCAGACGCCGTCCATTCCCTTGAACCGCTCCGGCCGGGTCGTGCCACCGATGCGATAGCCTTCCTGGTAGAGGCTGAGGCCGGTGTCGATCATGTACTGGGCTTTCAGCGACGGCGGCCGGGTCACGGCCAGGAAGTTCTGGGCGAATCCCGCCTGGGAGCTGCCGAATGTGCCCACCTTCCCGGTACTCCACGGTTGCTTTGCCAACCATTCGACCGTGTCGTACCCGTCCTTCAACTCGCCCCACCCGAGCGCGCGGTAGCCCACCCACGTCCCCTCGGACTTGTGCGACCCGCGGAAGTTCTGGGCGGCCACGACGTAGCCCGGTTCGGCCAGCTTGGCGAAGCCCTTGCGGGTGGCGGGGGCAGTTAGGTCGGCGTATCGCTGTTCGAGCAAGACGGGCCACGGACCTGGGCCGGGTGGGAAGTAGAGGTAGACCGAGAGGTGCTTCCCGTCCCGCATCGGCACCATCACGTGCTTTTCCGTGATCGAGCCGAGGTCGACGGCCGGCGGGTCGGCGGCGGGGGCCGGGGCGAGGGCGAATAGAGAGACGAGAATGGCGGCAATCAGTCGGTGCATGTCACACCTGTCGGGAAAAGTGACTCAAGGCGGGATGTAGGCGGGCGGGCAAGCAATATCGCGGAGAGGTAGTCGTCGCGGCTGACCGGCCCGGGAGCGAGCAGCAGTCACTCCGCTTTCGTATTCCCGGCACGAATCTTGGGAAGGGAAGATCTGTACCCGATCTCTCGGGCACCCAATCCGGGCGTCATGTTAAACGGCTCAGCGCAACGTGCCCGCACCGTTCACTCGCCGCACGCCGCCGCACGTTCCAACAGAAGTGCCTGCTCGCGGGCATTGCGCGTGAGGGCCGCGGCGCGCTCGAACTCCGCGCGGGCTTCCCGTTTGCGGCCAAGTTTGACGAGGAAGTCGCCCCGAACGCTGGGTAAAAGGTGGTAGCTCTGGAGCGACGGCTCGCCGGCCAGCGCGTCGACGAGGTCGAGGCCCGCCTGGGGACCGAAGGCCATGGCGATCGCCACCGCGCGGTTCAACTCCACGATGGGCGAAGGCCGGAGCTGGGCGAGACCTTCGTAGAGCATCGCGATGCGGTTCCAGTCCGTCTCGGCCGCCGTCCGCGCCCGGGCGTGGCAAGCGGCAATCGCGGCCTGGAGCGCATACGGACCGCGGGCGCCGCCCAGACTCTCGGCCCGGGCGAGCGCGGCGAGGCCGCGGCGGATGAGGAGTTGATCCCAGAGGGCGCGGTTTTGTTCGAGGAGCAGGATCGGCTCGCCCGTGGCACTCACTCGCGCCCGCGAGCGCGACGCCTGAATTTCCAGGAGGGCGATGAGGCCGTGCGCCTCCGGCTCTTGCGGTACGAGTTCGGCCAGGATGCGGCCCAGGCGCAACGCGTCTTCGCACAGCGCCGGCCGCATCCAGTCGTCGCCCGAGGTGGCCGTGTAGCCCTCGTTGAAGACGAGGTAAATCACCTCGAAGACCGACGACAGCCGCTCCGCGAGTTCCGCCCCGCGGGGGACTTCAAAGGGGACTTGTTTTTCGGTGAGGGTGCGTTTGGCCCGGACGATCCGCTGGGCGATCGTCGGTTCCGACACGAGGAAAGCCCGCGCGATTTCGTCGGTGGTCAAGCCGCCGAGTAGCCGGAGGGTGAGGGCGACGCGGGCCTCGGTGGAGAGGACCGGGTGGCAGGCCGTGAAGACGAGGCGGAGAAGGTCGTCGCCCACGTCGTCGTCGAGAGCCGCGTCGAGGTCGGGCGCGGCCGCCGATTGCTGGGCCTCGAACTTGCGGCCGAGTTCTTCCTGCTTGCGCTCGAACCGCTTGTTCCGTCGCACGAGGTCGATCGCCCGGTGCTTCGCGGTGGCCATGAGCCAGGCGCCCGGGTTCTGCGGCACGCCCGATTCCGGCCACTGCTCCAGTGCGGCCACGAGGGCGTCGTGCGCGAGTTCCTCGGCGACCCCCACGTCGCGGACGATCCGCGCGAGGCCGGCGATGAGCCGGGCCGATTCGATCCGCCAGACCGCGTCGATCGCGCGGTGGGTGTCGGTAGCCGTCATGGGCACCGATCAGACCAACTCCGGGCCGCCGGTGCAAGGTGAGCAGGGAGCCATTCGGCGCATCCCCGACCACGTGTTCAGGGGCGCTTGTGGCCGAGGGCCGGCGCGAGCCTGGCGTAACACGTCTTCGCCGCCGCGACGCCGTCGTACCCAGGCTTCCGGCTGATCTGGTTGCTGACCTCGACCACCACCGGCCCGCGATAGCCGGCTTCCCGCAACAACTTCGCGTAGAGCGGGTAGTCGGTGCTACCGTCGCCCGGGAGGAGGAATTCGAACTTGTCCGGCGTACCCTTCGCGTCTTTCAAATGGACCATCGCTGAATGCGGAACGATCGCCGCGATGGTGTCCGCCAATTTCAACCCTTGTAGAACGTAGTGGCTGTAATCGTAAACCAATCGCAGCCACGGACTGTTCACCTTGTCGAGAACCCATTTCCCGCCTTCGGGCGTATGGAGAACGCTCTTTACGTGCGGCTTGACTGCGATCACCGTCTTCGCGGCTTTGGTAACGTCCGCCCACGCCGTCAGGTGGTCGGCGACCTTTTCCCGCACGTTCTCCCAGTCCTCCGGCTTGCCGCCCAAATTGGTGACCAACACGGGCGGAGCGCTGGGCGCAAGCGCGTGGCCCAACTCGGCACATGCTTTGAGGGTGTCCAGGTTCGCGGCGTGCGCGGGGTCGGGAGCCGGCTCGCGGACGCCCACGAGTAGCGAGGAAAGCACCAGGCCGGCGTCAGCCATGCGGTCACGCAACTCGCGGCGGTCGGCCGCCGTTAGCGCTTTCGGGTCGGCCGGCCAGCCGGGTTGCGGCGCGAATTCGACGCAATCGTACCCGATGGCGATACACGTCTTGAGGTACTCCGCGTTCGACAACGACAACATCCCGTACTGCCCGAACCCGAACCGGAACGGCTTGATCGGATCGGCCGCAGGCGCGGCCGGCGTTGACAGGGCGACGGCGGCGAGCCCGGTCGCGGAATCTCGCAGCCATTCGCGGCGGTTCTGGTGTGGCACGGTCGACCCTCTTCGCGGGTGCGGGTGTCGGCGCATTATCGGGGCGGTGATCGGCGTTCGCAATAAACGAGTGGGATTGGGCTACCGGTGCCTGGGCATGGTCATCGGGACGGTTCTTGTGGGGTGACGTCTTGGGGCTCTGCCCCAAACCCCGCCGGAGGGGTCGAACCCCTCCGGACCTCCTCACTTGCTCCCGATCCGTGGGTCGATCCCAAGGCGGATCGACCCACGGATCGCTCGCGGGACCGTTTGTTGCCCCAACCGGAACCGAGCGAACAGTTGCTGTCTTCCCGCCGCAATCAACCCAGGCCCCTGCGAGCGCCCCGCGGCCGGATCCGCTCTGGGATCCGGCCGCGGGGCGGGAGCAAGTGGGAGGTCCGGAGGGGTTCGACCCCTCCGGCGGGGTTTGGGGCAGAGCCCCAGGACACCCTCCCAGGAATCCCCGCCGCCCGACTGCTGACGGCCGCTTCGATTGCTGAACAGAGGGCAAGCCCCTCGGAATTGGGAGGCGGGTCGAAAAAGCCCGGCCCGGCTAACCGGCGGACTGTTCGATTACAAGGGCATTTCTAAGATTCTCCGTGACCTCTCTGCCACGATTCGTTACGGAGTTCACACCCGATGTCCCTATCCGTCACCCGCCTACTCGGCCTCGGCCTCACCCCCGGGAAGCTCCGCGGGCTACAACGCATCAGCAATCCGAACGGCACGCTGACGATGGTCGCGACCGATCAGAACAGTTCGATGATGTCGATGATGAAGAAGGCGACCGGCAAAGAGCCGACTTACGCCGACGTCGTCGACGCCAAGGTCATGCTGTCCCGCGCCCTATCCCCGCACTGCTCCGGCCTGCTGGTCGACGGGTACTACGGGTACTGGAGCACCGTCGCCGCCCAGGCCGTCCCGTCCAGCACCGGGCTCTTGATCCGCGTCGAGAAGTCCGGCGCCCCGAAGAACAAGGCCGGCGCCCCGCAAGGCGAAGTCGAAACCGGCTGGGGCGTCGCCAAGATCAAGCGGTGTGGTGCGGACGCCGTCAAGCTGCTCGCCCAGTTCGAGCCGGCCGAATTCGACTCCGCCGAGCACAACTTCGAATTCACCCGGAAGATGTACGAAGACTGCATCGCCCACGACATCCTCTTCCTGCTGGAACCGATTCACTTCCCGTACAACGGCGAAGACGAAAAGAGCCCGAGCAAGATCGCCCGCAAGGCGAGTACGGTCATCGAGTCGGCCCGCATCCTGAGCCGGTACTGCGACATCTTCAAGGCCGAGTTCCCCGGCACCCCCGGCGTCGAGTCGGACGCCCAGCTGGTGGACAACCTGAAGAAGCTGAACGACGCCTGCGCCAAGCCGTGGGTGCTGCTGTCCGCCGGCGTGGACTACCCGCAGTATAAGAAGCAAGTGGAGATGGCGATGAAGGCCGGGGCGAGCGGCATCCTCGGCGGCCGGGCGTTCTGGAAAGAGTTCTTCACGTACACCACCCCGGCCGAGCGGCAGAAGTTCGCCGAGACCGAATGCACCAAGCGGGTCCAGGAACTCGACGCGATTGTCAAGAGCGGCACCCCCTGGTTCGCCAAGTACGGGTACACCTCCAACGAACTGCACGAGTTGCGGGCGGCCGAAGGCTGGCACGCCCGGTACGGCGGGGGCACGGTCGCCACGACCGGCCCGGTCAAGGTCGACCCGAACGCCGTGTATTGATCTGTTTTCGTAATCACTGGATCTGGCGAGCGGGGGGACGTAAGTCCCCTGATTCTCCGAACTAAGTCCCCTGATTCTCTGAACTGACTCCTACGTCCACTTCACCCTGACCCGGTGACGCACGTTCCTGAATCAAAGACGCGCGTCACCAGGGCACCAAGAATCAGGGGACTCACGTCCCCCGCTCGCCTTCTTTATGGCACTATGACTGTATGCCCGGCGTGGGCCGTATGTCGCCCGCCGAGCGCGAGGTGATGTTCGCGCTCGCGGCGGTGGTGGTGGTACGCCAGGCCGACGAACGCGATGCCCAGCCCGATGACAGCCGTCGCCGTCAGGAACACGAGCGCGAAGAGCAGGGGCGCATCCATCTGCGAGAGGTGAACCACTACGGGTTGGCCCTCGGGCGTGTGGGCCCGCTCCATCGTATACCGCTGGCCGATTCCGATCGCGGTCAGGCCGAGGCCGATCAACGCCCCGCACGCGATGATCGCGCCGCACAAAGCACGCATGGTCGTCTCCTTCGGGAGATAAAAGTATGAGGGTGAGTCGTTCGCCCGCGCGGTTATTGCCCGACCATTCTCAGGCACCCGCCGAAGACGAGCAGGATGCCGGCCAGGATGATGAATATGCTGCTGCACCCGCACCCCGGGTACGCCCCGTATTGACCGCTCGGCCCCATCCGGCCGAAGAAGTCGCCGCCGCCCAGTCCGCCGTCCGTACTCATCGCCGGTCCTCCGTCTGTCAGGTGTGTTCGGTCGGAAATTCCGCCCGTAAATCATTCCCTCACCGCCGAGGGGGTGTGATTCGTCCTTCGTCGAATGCCTTCTTCGCGGCCCGTGCTTTGGGCGCCCACGCGGTCAGGTTCTGCACCCGGTGTTCGTCGCTCGGGTGGTCCGAAAGAAACTCCGGTGGGCCGTTGTGAGCTTGCGTCATCCGCTTCCAGAACGCGACCGCCCGGTCCGGGTCGTACCCGGCGAACGCCATGATGAAGACGCCGATGTGGTCGGCCTCGGATTCTTGCATCCGACTGTACGAAAGTTTCTGGAACACGTTCCCGCCGGCGCGCTCACGGGCGAGCCGTTCGCTGGAGTGGTGGGCCTGCGCGTGGGCCATTTCGTGCGCGAGGACGGCGGCCACCGCGTCGTCGTCGTTCCGGAGAAAGCTCAGGATGCCGGTGAACACGAAGATCTTCCCGGCCGGCAGGCAAAACGCGTTCACCTGTTTGTCCCGGATCACGTTCGCTTCCCAATCGAAGCGGTACCCGCGGACCCGCAATTCGATCTCGCGCTGAAGCGGCTCAATGTCGGCCGCTTCCTTCAACCGGTCGACGATACGGCGGACGCGGGTCGTCTCCGGGCTGTCGGCCGAGAGGACGCGGTCGCCGTACTCGGACATCACCTCTTCGTAAGACTGGTGGCCGAGCGCCAGTTCCTGTTTCGGGTTGAGGGCGAGCGGCTGCTCGCGGCCGCCCGGTCCGGCAGTCTGGTCGGCGCCAGGGACGCCAATCCGCCCACACCCCGCCGCCATTCCTGCGCAAATCATTGCCAGTCCGAGCGCACGCCACTGCTGCATTCGAGGCATTCTCCCGCGCACGTCGAACATGGGCCGAGGTCTCCGATCGCGGACTCTTCAAAAGAATCAGCCGCAACGAAAGCCGATTCGGGCCTCTCGCATCGCGGGAACGGCCGAACGGCTTTCGCGTCAAAACGAATCACTGCCGGCTAAACCGACCGGCGTACTGCACGCAAGGAAATCGAGCGGACAAGCCGATGCGAGTTGTCTGCGACGAAAGTGGTTGGCAAGTTCTATGCCGAGAGCATGGGACGCTCGCCGGGGCGAGCGGATAAGAAGTGCGCGCTTATCGGGCGCCGTAGATCTTCGATTGTCCGGCGTCCGGGGGGGTGGTCAGGACGGCCGGGGCGACTTCGTCTGTCGGCTTCTTCTTTTGCGATTACCCCATGGCGAGTACGTCCTGAATCACGGGTTGCCCGTATCTGGCCCCGTCGGTCAGAACCCCAAAGTTCAGCAGAATCATGGATTCGCTGCCTCCCGTGAGGTGTGGCCGAACAACACCGTCGTCTGGAGATTCGAATCGCACCCGTCACGCCGAGATCGCATCATTCGAGCCCCAGGATGCGCCGCGCATTCCCCGAATAGACCTTCTCCAAAACGTCTCTTGGTAAATCTAGACCGCGTAGCGTTACCTGCGGCCCTTCCCCCTCCCCCGGAGTGAAGTCCGGATCAGAAATGGGACTCGGTCCCGTCCAGGCGCTTTCCCATAAGGTCCGCTGGCACCAGTACCGGCTGACATAGTGTTCTCGGACGTGCGTGTGCGCGGTGACCAGATCGGACCCGAACAGAAAACGGTCGGGGTGGCGGCAGACCAGCGAACGAACGGCATCGCGGTGGCGCGAAACCTCACGCACCTGCCACTTCGTCGCGCTGGTGTCGAAATGAAGTTGGGGGAATTCCTCCAGCAACTGCTCGAGATGATCGGGGTGTTCCGGGTCGCCGCCCATGTGTGCGCCGATCCAGGTCATTTCCGGGAATAGCCGAATCATTTTCCGGAGCGGCAGGTACTGATCGGCCTTCGTGCCGAACTTCCCCACGTCCTGGTATGTGTGCGCCCACCAGGAATCGGGGTCGCCGACGTGGACCATGACGACGCGAATTCCGGCTGACCGGGCGCGCGTCAGCGCCTCGATGCGCCACGGCGTGTCGAGCAACAGACCTCGATCCCGTCCGCGCGGCGCGGCCCAGAGTTTGACGATTTCAATGCCCGCCTGGAGGAACAGGTCGAGAGTGCGGTACGCGGCGTCGTCCGGTTCGTCCGGCTTCTTCGTAATCATCCCGTTGAAGGAGATGGCTCGCCCCAATCGCTCTCGGAGCGGTGCGATGTCTTGTGGTGGGCACATACTGTACGTTCGAGCGATACCTAATTCGGTCGCCGTCGCGAGCATCAACTCCGCCGCGTTCGATACCCAGCTGGCCGGTTCATCGGTCTTCTCGACTGGGTTAGTCATCGTGACGTGGGCATGAATGTCGATAATCGGCGGACCGGAATACCCGAGGTGTTCGCGTTGGCCGAAGTCTTGCCCGGTCACGTTGTATTCGGGGAGCGGATTGCTGTTCATCGCATTTCCTGTGGATAGCGAGGCGTACCACGGATTCTACGCATCGGTCTCGACAGCACTAGAAACTCCCGACCAAGGGCTTGAGTACGATCGCTTCCCACAAGGACGGACTCCTTGTGATTCATTGGGAGGTCAGCGAAAATCTTCGCGGCTACTGGCTACTGAACCTGATCCGGGAACACACAGATAGGGAGCGGGAGAACCGTCTTCATTCGATGAAAGGACTTTGAGCCGGGCAAGCCGCGGGAGATCGAAGGTCGAAGTCGAACTCGGGCGGACCGCGGTAATCGCCTACCAGGATGTCAACGCGACTCCCTGACCCATCGAACCAACGGCTGAAGCAGACAGATGATAACCTGCTGGACGCTGATGCACAAATTTCCGTGCGCGCACAGTGCGGCCTGACTCCCCGTTACGTCCCCCTCCTCCGACGGTCGCGGAGGCGGAAGAAGCGCAGGAGGGCGTCGAAGTGGTTGCCGCCCGTGTCCACGTCGATCAGGTCGACCTGGGCGGCCCGTGCGAGGCGGGTGAATGTGGCCCGGCGGTCTCGCGCCCGCGCGGCGAAGGCGTCCCGGAACGACCGGCTGCCCGCGTCGATCACGACCTGCCGCCCGGTCTCCGCGTCTTCCAACCGGACCAGTCCAGCCGCCGGCCAGTCTTGCTCGCGGGGGTCGGTGGTGCGGACGGCGATCAGGTCGTGTCGCCGGGCGGCGCGGTTGAAGCTGTCCGTGAAGTTGTCGCCGAGGAAGTCGCTGAACAGGAATACGATCGCCCGCCGGCGGTGGACCCGGTTGAGGTAGTCGAGGGCGGCAGCTAAGTCGGTCCCCTTGCGGGTCGGCTCGAAGAACAGCACGTCGCGGAGAACCCGGAGCGCGTGCCGCGGGCCCTTCCCGGGCGGGACGTACCGCTCGACGCGGTCGGTGAAGCCGAGCAGGCCGACGCGGTCGTTGTGCGTGACCGCGGCGAACGCGAGGACGGCCGCCAACTCGGCCGCGGCCGTTCGCTTGGTGACGCTCCCGGTCCCGAACCGCTGGCTGGCGGACAGGTCGACCATCAGCACGAGTGTTAGCTCGCGCTCCTCGGCGTACCGCTTCACGAACGGGTGCCCCATCCGCGCGGTCACGTTCCAGTCGATCGACCGGACTTCGTCCCCCGGCTGGTACTCGCGGACTTCCTCGAACGACAGCCCGGCCCCCTTGAACGCCGACCGGTACTCACCCCCGAGCAGCGTGCGGACGGCCCGCCGCGCGCGAAGCTGCAGTCGCCGTACCTGTCGCATCACTTCGGCCGGGAGCATGTCGTCCTCGTATCAGCCCGTGCCGGGGTGCGGAGAATCAACCGCGTTCCCGGCTGTGAGGAGACATGATATCCCCAGCGTCCTCGCCCCGCATGCTTCGGGGGTAACTTCTCAAAAACCCTCGAACGTCAGAATCGCGCGGGGGGTGCCCAGCCAAACAGGACGCCCCAAGAAGCCCGGCACGCTTGATCCGGTTGACGAACGACTGCTGCCACGACGCGCGGGGGTGCGCAGCCGAACAGGGAGTCCGGCGGTGTCGAGAGTTTCAATGGACATCTATATCGTGATGAACGACAATGATTCGTACCGCCAGCGACAATTAGAGAGTCACCGCAAGTCGTACCGTGGGCGGCCGGTTTTTCGCCCTAATCGTCTTCAGCATAGGGTGTAAGACGATTAGGGCGAAAAACCTTGCTCGGAGTTACCTTGAGGGGGTAATTGTCGCTGATCGGGGAAAGTCATTGTCGCCAATCATTCCGGCTTAGGGGTACGTACCCGGGAATGTCTGCCAGTGTTATTGGCTTTCAATTGGTTTGGAGGCCGAGTTCGGCCAGGGATTTCGATTTCGGGACGAGAATCACCAGTTGTCGCAAGGCGTCGTTTGGGAGAGCCCTGAGCGCAAGGAGCGTTTCGGCTGATAGAGGGCCGAATTGGTTTTCGAGCATGGTTTCGAGTGCCAGGAGTTGCCCGAGGCGGAGACCCTCTTGCCGGCCCTCTTGCCGGCCCTCTTGCCAGCCCACTTCTTTGCCGATGTCGTAGGACGTTTTGTTCCGCTGCATGGGTGAAGTTCCTCCGAGAGTTTCTGCTGCCAGTATACCGCGGAGTTCGGCCAAGCGGCCCGGTTCGATCGGAAGATAGGCTTCGAAGCATTCGCTGAGGAGGTATCTCTGTTGGTCGGTGACCGGGGCACTGGAAAGCCGCCGCAGGACGGCCAGGCCGAGTTCTTCGGCCCGGTCTTCGGGTATTCGCATGAGGGCCGAGAGTGCCACCCCGAGCCAGTTGTCCCCGGTCATGTAAGGTTCGGCATTCAGACCGGGCAGGCCGACGTACAGGTATTGTAACTTCAAGACTTCCAATTCCCAGAACGAACGGACGACGGTGTCAACGCCGATCCCGTCCAACCCGACGTTGAGGTATAGCACAATTGGCAGGACGGGCGTCCGGTACCGCTCGCTCAAGTGGAAATAGTAGGACGGGAGGCGGGGCTTGATTTGGGTCGTCCGGTCCGGCGACTCGACCTCAATGTGGACGAGGGCGAGCCACGCGCTGGGGATGT from Fimbriiglobus ruber includes the following:
- a CDS encoding DUF58 domain-containing protein, encoding MLPAEVMRQVRRLQLRARRAVRTLLGGEYRSAFKGAGLSFEEVREYQPGDEVRSIDWNVTARMGHPFVKRYAEERELTLVLMVDLSASQRFGTGSVTKRTAAAELAAVLAFAAVTHNDRVGLLGFTDRVERYVPPGKGPRHALRVLRDVLFFEPTRKGTDLAAALDYLNRVHRRRAIVFLFSDFLGDNFTDSFNRAARRHDLIAVRTTDPREQDWPAAGLVRLEDAETGRQVVIDAGSRSFRDAFAARARDRRATFTRLARAAQVDLIDVDTGGNHFDALLRFFRLRDRRRRGT
- a CDS encoding amidohydrolase family protein, producing MNSNPLPEYNVTGQDFGQREHLGYSGPPIIDIHAHVTMTNPVEKTDEPASWVSNAAELMLATATELGIARTYSMCPPQDIAPLRERLGRAISFNGMITKKPDEPDDAAYRTLDLFLQAGIEIVKLWAAPRGRDRGLLLDTPWRIEALTRARSAGIRVVMVHVGDPDSWWAHTYQDVGKFGTKADQYLPLRKMIRLFPEMTWIGAHMGGDPEHPDHLEQLLEEFPQLHFDTSATKWQVREVSRHRDAVRSLVCRHPDRFLFGSDLVTAHTHVREHYVSRYWCQRTLWESAWTGPSPISDPDFTPGEGEGPQVTLRGLDLPRDVLEKVYSGNARRILGLE
- a CDS encoding RNA polymerase sigma factor; this translates as MTATDTHRAIDAVWRIESARLIAGLARIVRDVGVAEELAHDALVAALEQWPESGVPQNPGAWLMATAKHRAIDLVRRNKRFERKQEELGRKFEAQQSAAAPDLDAALDDDVGDDLLRLVFTACHPVLSTEARVALTLRLLGGLTTDEIARAFLVSEPTIAQRIVRAKRTLTEKQVPFEVPRGAELAERLSSVFEVIYLVFNEGYTATSGDDWMRPALCEDALRLGRILAELVPQEPEAHGLIALLEIQASRSRARVSATGEPILLLEQNRALWDQLLIRRGLAALARAESLGGARGPYALQAAIAACHARARTAAETDWNRIAMLYEGLAQLRPSPIVELNRAVAIAMAFGPQAGLDLVDALAGEPSLQSYHLLPSVRGDFLVKLGRKREARAEFERAAALTRNAREQALLLERAAACGE
- a CDS encoding M48 family metallopeptidase produces the protein MQQWRALGLAMICAGMAAGCGRIGVPGADQTAGPGGREQPLALNPKQELALGHQSYEEVMSEYGDRVLSADSPETTRVRRIVDRLKEAADIEPLQREIELRVRGYRFDWEANVIRDKQVNAFCLPAGKIFVFTGILSFLRNDDDAVAAVLAHEMAHAQAHHSSERLARERAGGNVFQKLSYSRMQESEADHIGVFIMAFAGYDPDRAVAFWKRMTQAHNGPPEFLSDHPSDEHRVQNLTAWAPKARAAKKAFDEGRITPPRR
- a CDS encoding CocE/NonD family hydrolase; protein product: MHRLIAAILVSLFALAPAPAADPPAVDLGSITEKHVMVPMRDGKHLSVYLYFPPGPGPWPVLLEQRYADLTAPATRKGFAKLAEPGYVVAAQNFRGSHKSEGTWVGYRALGWGELKDGYDTVEWLAKQPWSTGKVGTFGSSQAGFAQNFLAVTRPPSLKAQYMIDTGLSLYQEGYRIGGTTRPERFKGMDGVCRVPEDNRRLLKEWFAHPTYDDYWAAEDCTRFFDKMDVPCFTVGSWFDFMCVGSIDSYVGRQHGGGPNSRGKQQLLIGPWLHGRYKNTNVTGEMTYPENAKFDLDAHLIRWFDHYLKGIDNGVTKEPAVRYYVMGAVGEPGAPGNVWRTAADWPAPAEATPLYLRANGVLAGTAPPEEASSSNFLADPTNPAKIPATRGFPGARDARDFEKQTEVHTFTSEVLLQPVEWTGKIRAELWVSSSAKDTDFIVRVSDVYPDGRSILLVDYVRRARYREGYEKEVFMEPGKVYPIAFDVGWLSQVFNAGHRIRVTVASTGAPFYETNPNTGEPLTFEPPAKIVVAKNAVYHDKQRASRIVVPVRGK
- a CDS encoding tagatose 1,6-diphosphate aldolase; the encoded protein is MSLSVTRLLGLGLTPGKLRGLQRISNPNGTLTMVATDQNSSMMSMMKKATGKEPTYADVVDAKVMLSRALSPHCSGLLVDGYYGYWSTVAAQAVPSSTGLLIRVEKSGAPKNKAGAPQGEVETGWGVAKIKRCGADAVKLLAQFEPAEFDSAEHNFEFTRKMYEDCIAHDILFLLEPIHFPYNGEDEKSPSKIARKASTVIESARILSRYCDIFKAEFPGTPGVESDAQLVDNLKKLNDACAKPWVLLSAGVDYPQYKKQVEMAMKAGASGILGGRAFWKEFFTYTTPAERQKFAETECTKRVQELDAIVKSGTPWFAKYGYTSNELHELRAAEGWHARYGGGTVATTGPVKVDPNAVY
- a CDS encoding sugar phosphate isomerase/epimerase family protein; the encoded protein is MPHQNRREWLRDSATGLAAVALSTPAAPAADPIKPFRFGFGQYGMLSLSNAEYLKTCIAIGYDCVEFAPQPGWPADPKALTAADRRELRDRMADAGLVLSSLLVGVREPAPDPAHAANLDTLKACAELGHALAPSAPPVLVTNLGGKPEDWENVREKVADHLTAWADVTKAAKTVIAVKPHVKSVLHTPEGGKWVLDKVNSPWLRLVYDYSHYVLQGLKLADTIAAIVPHSAMVHLKDAKGTPDKFEFLLPGDGSTDYPLYAKLLREAGYRGPVVVEVSNQISRKPGYDGVAAAKTCYARLAPALGHKRP
- a CDS encoding Yae1 family protein → MTPPGLIPDDHDQRFKALIRLFFADFLRLFFAEWTDRFDLSEVEWLETELLPDPPDGARHRLDLVAKLRTREPVTPDHSTDIPSAWLALVHIEVESPDRTTQIKPRLPSYYFHLSERYRTPVLPIVLYLNVGLDGIGVDTVVRSFWELEVLKLQYLYVGLPGLNAEPYMTGDNWLGVALSALMRIPEDRAEELGLAVLRRLSSAPVTDQQRYLLSECFEAYLPIEPGRLAELRGILAAETLGGTSPMQRNKTSYDIGKEVGWQEGRQEGRQEGLRLGQLLALETMLENQFGPLSAETLLALRALPNDALRQLVILVPKSKSLAELGLQTN